A section of the Salmo trutta chromosome 4, fSalTru1.1, whole genome shotgun sequence genome encodes:
- the LOC115192176 gene encoding sentrin-specific protease 5, which translates to MVHNGSAPHTPPTQVGTNGRSSERKRTPKACDCCGPNSKLHDGKVPHGKNPGGKSRQRRAQLGKGKGQALGETPTRKGGRPSYKKTLMTEEQVTAIREELEKDSAVEQVNSLASPVTNSMGQPLLNSMGQKLTYTVVKLVNKSVVQPVTTSVVEHFADSIMEQERACEGAVCEGEKAPGSGSVKQLVIDPKMEVIKQPSPQAGDPAVFLSNGTSAVPEEEPTDCSAPMEVEPSAIACVSPGIILCSILHPFALWDHQDYCKIGVWAPRPEQGSATDPAQQSQPSPQQPKPEEGIHDGIRDLIHEFLELFYVTYGSFIPLSETDVLEHLKNKCNTDFNDKKLNIHVEVVKYKAGLASIPMNCFKVDYNKHTLTLEDLSTLDDQNWVNDQVINMYGELIMEATEHKVHFFNSFFHRQLVAKGYEGVKRWTKKVDLFSKSLLLIPIHLEIHWSLITVDMANHHIHYYDSQGIVFKYTIENIMRYILAEAKEKKQASYQNGWKMIINKGIPQQKNDSDCGVFVLEYCKCLALKEPLQFTQDDMPKVRKRIYKELCDCKLSD; encoded by the exons ATGGTTCATAACGGCTCAGCCCCCCACACGCCGCCGACACAGGTGGGCACCAATGGCCGCTCTTCTGAGAGGAAGAGGACACCGAAGGCATGTGACTGCTGTGGGCCCAACTCTAAGCTCCATGATGGGAAGGTCCCACATGGGAAGAATCCGGGTGGCAAGTCCCGACAACGCAGGGCCCAGTTGGGGAAAGGCAAGGGCCAGGCACTGGGGGAGACCCCGACGAGAAAGGGTGGTCGCCCATCTTATAAGAAGACCCTGATGACAGAGGAGCAGGTAACAGCCATCCGAGAGGAGCTGGAGAAAGACTCTGCTGTGGAGCAGGTAAACTCTTTGGCTTCACCTGTAACAAACTCTATGGGTCAGCCCTTGTTAAACTCTATGGGTCAGAAGTTAACGTACACTGTGGTTAAACTGGTGAATAAGTCTGTGGTTCAACCGGTAACGACATCAGTGGTTGAGCATTTTGCTGATTCAATAATGGAGCAGGAGAGAGCCTgtgaaggggctgtgtgtgaGGGGGAGAAGGCCCCTGGTTCTGGTTCAGTCAAACAGCTGGTTATAGACCCTAAGATGGAGGTCATAAAGCAGCCCTCGCCCCAGGCTGGTGACCCAGCTGTCTTCCTTTCCAACGGTACATCAGCTGTCCCCGAAGAGGAACCAACAGACTGTAGCGCCCCTATGGAGGTGGAACCATCAGCCATAGCCTGTGTTTCCCCAGGCATTATACTGTGCAGCATCCTCCACCCATTTGCTCTGTGGGACCACCAAGATTACTGCAAGATAGGAGTGTGGGCTCCAAGACCTGAGCAGGGAAGTGCCACAGACCCAGCACAGCAGTCCCAGCCATCACCACAACAACCCAAACCAGAAGAGGGCATCCATGATGGAATCAGAGACCTCATCCATG AGTTCCTGGAGCTCTTCTATGTGACGTACGGGAGTTTCATCCCCCTCAGTGAGACTGATGTCTTGGAGCATCTGAAGAACAAGTGTAACACGGACTTCAATGACAA GAAGCTAAACATCCATGTAGAAGTTGTGAAGTACAAAGCAGGTCTAGCCTCCATCCCTATGAACTGCTTTAAAGTGGACTACAACAAGCACACTCTGACCCTGGAGGACCTGTCCACACTGGACGATCAAAACTGGGTCAACGACCAG GTGATAAACATGTATGGCGAATTGATCATGGAGGCTACAGAGCACAAG GTTCATTTCTTCAACAGCTTCTTTCACAGGCAGCTGGTGGCCAAAGGCTATGAAGGGGTTAAGAGATGGACCAAAAAG GTGGATCTGTTTTCCAAGAGTCTGCTGCTGATTCCTATCCACCTGGAGATCCACTGGTCCCTGATCACAGTAGACATGGCCAACCACCACATCCACTACTATGACTCACAGGGCATCGTCTTCAAATACACCATAGAg AACATCATGAGATACATCCTGGCCGAGGCAAAGGAGAAGAAACAAGCTTCCTATCAGAATGGCTGGAAGATGATTATAAACAAG GGTATTCCTCAACAGAAGAACGACAGTGACTGTGGCGTCTTCGTATTGGAG TACTGCAAGTGCCTGGCTTTAAAAGAACCGCTGCAGTTCACACAGGACGACATGCCCAAAGTTCGCAAGAGGATTTACAAAGAGCTCTGTGACTGTAAACTGAGTGACTGA